In Zingiber officinale cultivar Zhangliang chromosome 9B, Zo_v1.1, whole genome shotgun sequence, the genomic window ttaaattatacaTATACACTAACTTTCAATATCTAGAATTTCtatgaaaatttcaaatttacatCATTTTGATATCATACAATTGATTATTCATGTGCAAATATATGAACAATGGACTATGCCTGTGAAGGGTTGAAATTTTTGCAAACTTTCACACTAGCTTTTAATTTAACTATAGTTTTTGTTGTGGTCTTCCAAAGCATTCTTGAGATATCTAACTTTTGCAGAATAGATGGTAATGAAAAAGGCTAAAGGAATCTAATATAATTCAAATTTAGTTTGGAATGATATGGTATGAAAATGTTGTTTACTTAttggatttaaaaatttaaaatgtctGTATGACTGTAAGTGTATTCTATTAAATCAAGGTTATGCAGACAAGATTCTGTAAGAACAGCAAGGAGACATAGAATCACATTGTAGGCTTATGAGATCCTAACTTGATTAAGATCCTTCTTGGGATTTGGGCCATTTTGTATTGTAGGGTTGCAAGATCTTAATATCCGAGTCACAAACTTGACAACAACCCTGGAAATGTGGGCTTGGTGCACTTTGGAGCTTGACTTTGATTCATTTAACTATGTAAACTGGCCAAACTTCACTCATATTTTGTATCCGCAAATTACAAACCTAGCATATTACTATTTAGTCTTATTGTTTATATCTAAAGTGAAATACTTCTATATAATCCAAATTTTCTGGGTTCTATTAGTAATGATGCCAAGGGTCATGCTAATTTTAATCATGCAAAGACATCTATTTGAGTGATCTAGACATCTAGTTAGTCCAAAGTCTTCTTCTGATCTGAAATTCAGAAGCACAAGCAGGACCACACAACTTGAGGTATTGGATTTTTTTCCGATCCTTGTCTGGACTGTTACACCGTAAAATAATATTGATCTAGCATGCCGAAATTGGAATCTGACATCAAaccataattattattttgattcagcACAGACTATTTACCACAATTACTTTCAAAGGGGAGGGCAGTTTTCTTGTTGCAGGCAAAATCAAGCTACCATGTTTATATAAGTTTAATTACCAAACATGCCATGTGCAAATAAGCATGTTTTCAAGTTCGACAATTTGAATGCTTGGAATTGTTTTGTTAATCATGTCTAATGTCATATTGACATGAAGAGGAGAGTCAATTGACATAGTTGCTTTGTTCTTATGTATTTACTCTGTTTCTCATGTAAACCTATTTTCCTTTGCATTTGGCTTGATGCATTCATAGAGATGTTAAATATACAGTCAGCTGCAGCGTCTGCTTCCAATTCTGTATTGTAATATGTATGTATGCACGCAAGTATGTTCTCTGAACATCTTATAATTTGCTTTTTTGTTACTTTTTCCATTGATACTTCGGATTCATAATTATAAATGGTTGAGAATTGTGATATAGTTTCTTGAAGTTTCTCATCCTTGATTGAAGTTGGAATTGTTATAAGACTTTGTTCTTATctaaaaacttctttatttttcttaattccaGAGACAGGGAACGGTACGTACAAGGGGATTATCGTTTCAGACATGGATATTGCAAGCACAACCCTAGAAAAATGGTAAAGACTTGGGCAGAGAAGGAAATGAGAAATCTCATGCGGTAAGGATTGAAGTTCATTTGATGAATTTTCATGTTGCTTGCCAGGTATTAAAAGGCATTTCCAGATGGTAGGTGATTGCCCCACTACCTAGTGCCTAGGCAGTCAAcactaaaataatattaaaatagtaGAGGTaaacatattaaattaaaatgactaatatatatatatatatatatatatatatatatatatatagacacacacaTTATAATCTTATAATAGATGATTTTTTAGTGTTCATTGATTATATCTGAACCTTAAAACAGGATTCAGTTGTTTTCTAATGTTTGTTATCTTTGCACTTGCAGAGTAAAAGCTGCTGGAATCCGATGTCCAACACCATTGCTCTTAAGGCTTCATGTTCTTGTCATGGAATTCATAGGTGCTTGCTTTTTCTTCTATAAGCTACAGTTAGGGATACGAATCCCCTGTAATATACTATTTGCTTCTTCTATTTTTCATGTTTTTGTTTATCCATCTTAGAAACCATTTTTAACTGCTTATTGCAATGGTAGCAGGTATTCTACATTTTTTTTCTGGATTGAATATTTGAAGACAGCATGATTCAGTTTTACTAAACCTAATATATGATGCAGGAAAAGCTGGCTGGGCTGCACCTCGCCTTACGGATGCCGTGTTGTCTGAAGATAAATTGCGTGAATGCTATGTAGAGGTAAACATTAAAATTCTGTCATACTGGTTAATTGCTTCTTAGCATAGATTTCTTTGACGTCATTGGTCTTCGTTATGACAGACATGCAATGAGGGAAAGAAGTGGGGAAGAAATGATCAGAAGAGAATGCTAGAATTCACTTCACGAGATTAagataaaaagaaatagaaagcTTTTTTTTCTCAAGTTTGTAGAATAAAATTCTTACAAACCTTCTACATGagttatttataaaatatttgcaCTATATTtcgaaagaaaagaaataagtatgggtaaaataagaaaaaaatacaaCATCCTATGTTCATTTTTGGGACAGCCATTTTGAATAACAACCTTGTAAATGCAAAAATGAATTAGCAGTTTAGTTTCTAAAAGGTCATTTTGAAGCACTGCATTGAAGCTTATAATTGAGGTACTCGTTCAGTGATATCATGATTTGAGGCATCCATACAGTCTTCTTAAACAAACTTAAATTTTCTTCCCAAAATTTGGATTGATTACAAATTAGTTAGTTGGCTCAATTTCTGTACCTTAGTCCTGGAAACTAAAAACCACTTATACTGGCACGTTCTTAACTTGCATCATTTGTGCCTGGGATAATCCCCTAGGTCAGACACTAAATATTACATTGGAATGCCTATGTATGCATTGGATCTGTATAGCCTTTGATATACAAATTTTTTTCCTTGAAGGGAAAGACCATTCTTCGGACTAACCCATGGTGGCGCCatcagttagtttttttttttatttgattttagtgACATACTTGGAACATAAGTTTCTTTGATGATTTCCCTTGTCATTAAACTTCAATATTTTTAATGAACCAGAAGTGgtggattttttttaataaaaaaacaatcATCTATTGTGATTTCAGATCATTACAACAATGCGAACATTGTATCAGAAGTGCAAATTGGTACATGGTGATTTAAGTGAATACAACATACTTTATTTTGAGGTAAGACTTACTGTCCTGCAAAATTATTTCTTAGCAATagcaataaattaattaaacatgtgCAAACCTTTTCATGCTTCATTCCATTTTACAGGGTCACTTGTACATAATTGATGTCTCGCAATCAGTAGACCTTGATCACCCTTCTACTATGGAATTTCTGAAGGAAGACTGTCTTCATGTTTCAGTAAGTTGATGTGTTTTACGTTCCATTTCCTCTTTTGCCCATCAAATATGTCAGACATACTCCTGTTAATTTGGTTGCAGGATTTTTTCAGAAAGCATGGGATTGCTGTCATGACTGTTATGGAATTATTTGATTTTGTGGTTGATGCATCCCTTGCCgatgaagatgtggatgattatTTAGAAAAGGTGCTAGACTGTCATTGATGGTTGACCTATCTTTGACACTAAAGTTCGAGGAGTGTAGTTTCTTTTCCATTTCGCTCAATATAACTATCATTGTGTAAACGTTTCAGATTCAGCAAAAAGTTATAGAAAGAGGAGAGATGGTAAACCAAGAAGATGAAATCGAACCAACCATTTTTGTGCAGGTTTTCCTTATCCTTTttgtgcttgtcatttatatccTTTCTCATCTTTatgcttgagaaattctaaaTTGAAGGCTTAACTGTTCCCTGATTGTGCGTGTTTAACCTTTTCAAGACCCTTGATTATGTCAAGAAATGCGAGGAAGATTTAGTTCAGATGGCTATGCTCCAACGCCCATCAATGGCATATCAGCTAAAAGCAGAAGAGATGTATGACCAGCCTTTGTTAGGATTTATACAAACTCGAAATGCAAGTAACCAACAGGAGCAGCAAATTTCAAGCAATGTTGGCGTCCCTCCAACTTTGCTAGAGGATCAGCAGACTGAGCAACCCCTGCAAGTTATTGATGAAGCAGGGAGCGATGATGAATCCAGTACAGACTCAGAAGATGGTTCATCCTTCGCTAGCGAGCACGAGATGGGTCCTGATGAGAAAAGAGCTGCTCGGAAAGAGCACAAGAAGAAAGTGAAGGAAGATAAAAGAGAAGCAAGAAAGAATAAGAAGCTTACCAAGGCTgataagaaaagaagaaagaagttggctaaatcaaAGTGTCGGCGATAACTTCATACAAGTTTGGCATCATAAAAAAGATGTTCGCTCATATTTTTTGTACCGAAATTGTTCACGGTATTGTGATATGTTTCATTTTAGGAATATTCCTTTCTAAGAAATTTTGTTCCAAGTGGTTGTATGCTCAGCTTTTGTTTTCTTGGGGCTGATTGCGGTTGTTACCATGTTCTGcacaagtttgtcaaaatcttaatattaatttttatagggAGACAATTATTTTATCCACTATCTTGTAATTAAATAGTTCATTTacttattttgttaaaatatatttatttaaattcttGTAATTATCTACTTAACTCTACTATGTGTTGAATTTTATTTATATCAGCCAATGACAAATACTCTTGTCATTATTgttaaaaaaacattaatttaatacttataactaaaaaaaaatattattcaatgAGCTGAAAGTATATCGTTTTAACATCATAAGCATTTATATAGAGCTATATTTATGTTcccttatatatttaaaataaaaagaaacaaataaaatcaattactatatttaaataaataactATTGTATAAATTAGTGCgtttatgaattttatttataaagataAATTAGTGGAAACATTTACGAATAAATTTAATGTTTGGttcaataaatttaa contains:
- the LOC122024047 gene encoding serine/threonine-protein kinase RIO1-like produces the protein MVDVVVGEPAIADEEEVRGPEEDLSEESWSSESDIGEALDWLDTREGFDGDGSSASFSVAYSHRPNAHGGIQSRPFQPVSNRSQKCTSRIRANPLEEWEGRLDVGMSNLVTTAIRESVRDMAIGRTRNTEKADRATVEQAIDPRTRMVLFKMLNRGVFHDINGCISTGKEANVYHATKADGQELAVKVYKTSVLVFKDRERYVQGDYRFRHGYCKHNPRKMVKTWAEKEMRNLMRVKAAGIRCPTPLLLRLHVLVMEFIGKAGWAAPRLTDAVLSEDKLRECYVEIITTMRTLYQKCKLVHGDLSEYNILYFEGHLYIIDVSQSVDLDHPSTMEFLKEDCLHVSDFFRKHGIAVMTVMELFDFVVDASLADEDVDDYLEKIQQKVIERGEMVNQEDEIEPTIFVQTLDYVKKCEEDLVQMAMLQRPSMAYQLKAEEMYDQPLLGFIQTRNASNQQEQQISSNVGVPPTLLEDQQTEQPLQVIDEAGSDDESSTDSEDGSSFASEHEMGPDEKRAARKEHKKKVKEDKREARKNKKLTKADKKRRKKLAKSKCRR